The following coding sequences are from one Bos indicus x Bos taurus breed Angus x Brahman F1 hybrid chromosome 5, Bos_hybrid_MaternalHap_v2.0, whole genome shotgun sequence window:
- the LOC113892651 gene encoding apolipoprotein L2-like → MSSEDRRKSSESENFFEDIIQYLKDSVSREQLELLLTEKEAWETFVAEANLSREEANVLHEYLLELKTDLVEEDQDRPQQDQLDRKRFLEEFPRVKQELEETIAKLHALADKVDKVHRDCTVTNVVASSAGAVSGVLTILGLALAPMTAGISLGLSATGLGLGAAAAVTSVSTSIVEHVSRSSAETEASRLGPIAINEEEAFAEVLCKRTPQIVSSTKNLIQALKGIGKNVRAIKLAKVNPRLASHAKRFMTVGQVSARSSKQVQRAFGGTALAMTKSARIVGAATAGAALLVDVAFLVKEAKHLHEGAKTESAERMRQMAKELEKKLEELIRTYESL, encoded by the exons ATGAGCTCAGAAGACCGTAGGAAAAGCTCAG agAGTGAAAACTTTTTTGAGGATATCATTCAGTATTTAAAGGACTCAGTGAGCAGAGAACAGCTGGAACTCCTGCTCACTGAAAAGGAAGCCTGGGAGACTTTTGTGGCTGAGGCTAATTTGTCCAG GGAAGAGGCAAATGTACTACATGAATATCTGCTGGAGCTGAAAACAGACTTGGTAGAGGAGGACCAAGACAGGCCACAACAAGACCAGCTGGACAGGAAGAGGTTTTTGGAGGAATTTCCTCGGGTGAAACAGGAGCTGGAGGAGACCATAGCAAAGCTCCATGCGCTGGCAGACAAGGTCGACAAGGTGCACAGGGACTGCACCGTCACCAACGTGGTGGCCAGCTCTGCGGGCGCTGTGTCTGGCGTCCTGACCATCCTTGGCCTGGCTCTGGCACCCATGACAGCGGGCATCAGTCTGGGACTCTCGGCCACTGGGTTAGGGCTGGGAGCGGCGgctgctgtgaccagtgtgtccACCAGCATTGTGGAACACGTAAGCAGGTCATCAGCAGAAACCGAAGCCAGTCGCCTTGGGCCAATAGCTATCAATGAAGAGGAGGCGTTTGCAGAGGTTTTATGTAAGAGGACACCCCAGATCGTTTCCTCTACAAAGAACCTCATCCAAGCCTTGAAAGGCATTGGGAAAAATGTTCGTGCCATCAAGCTGGCCAAAGTCAACCCTCGCTTAGCATCCCACGCTAAGCGCTTCATGACTGTGGGGCAAGTCTCCGCCCGAAGCAGCAAGCAGGTGCAGAGAGCATTTGGAGGCACGGCTCTGGCAATGACCAAAAGTGCCCGGATCGTGGGTGCAGCCACGGCAGGTGCTGCCCTCCTGGTGGATGTGGCCTTCCTGGTGAAAGAGGCAAAGCACTTGCACGAAGGGGCAAAGACAGAGTCAGCGGAAAGGATGAGGCAGATGGCCAAGGAGCTGGAGAAGAAATTGGAAGAGCTCATCCGGACCTATGAGAGTCTGTAG